A window of the Streptomyces formicae genome harbors these coding sequences:
- a CDS encoding carbohydrate ABC transporter permease, with product MTVTSPSPAAPLRRRKPLRPGAIAKNAGALVIAGLFLFPVYWMAASSLKPQSEILSKDPVFFFVPTTENYTTATGVDLFWTYVTNSLTVTVGAVLLALLIALAASFAMARMRFRGRKGLVLAVMMAQMAPWEVMVIVMYMIARDLDTLNSIPLLTAIYFVMVLPFTIWTLRGFIAAVPVELEEAALIDGCNRGQAFIKVIFPLLAPGLMSTSLFGFITAWNEFAMILILNKDKEAQTLPLWLTQFQTAFGDDWGATMAASTLFALPVLIVFVFLQRRAVGGMTAGAVKG from the coding sequence GTGACCGTCACCTCCCCGAGCCCGGCCGCGCCCCTGCGCCGCAGGAAGCCGCTGCGGCCCGGCGCGATCGCCAAGAACGCGGGCGCGCTCGTCATCGCCGGCCTGTTCCTCTTCCCCGTCTACTGGATGGCCGCCTCCTCGCTGAAGCCGCAGAGCGAGATCCTCAGCAAGGACCCGGTCTTCTTCTTCGTCCCGACGACCGAGAACTACACGACCGCCACCGGCGTCGACCTGTTCTGGACGTACGTCACCAACAGCCTCACGGTGACCGTCGGCGCGGTGCTGCTCGCCCTGCTGATCGCCCTGGCCGCGAGCTTCGCGATGGCGCGGATGAGGTTCCGCGGCCGCAAGGGCCTGGTCCTCGCGGTGATGATGGCCCAGATGGCCCCGTGGGAGGTCATGGTCATCGTGATGTACATGATCGCCCGCGACCTGGACACGCTGAACAGCATTCCGCTGCTCACGGCGATCTACTTCGTCATGGTGCTGCCCTTCACCATCTGGACGCTGCGCGGCTTCATCGCCGCCGTGCCGGTGGAGCTGGAGGAGGCCGCGCTCATCGACGGCTGCAACCGGGGCCAGGCCTTCATCAAGGTGATCTTCCCGCTCCTCGCGCCCGGCCTGATGTCGACCTCGCTCTTCGGCTTCATCACCGCCTGGAACGAGTTCGCCATGATCCTGATCCTCAACAAGGACAAGGAGGCGCAGACCCTGCCGCTGTGGCTGACTCAGTTCCAGACGGCCTTCGGCGACGACTGGGGCGCCACCATGGCCGCCTCCACGCTCTTCGCCCTGCCCGTGCTCATCGTCTTCGTCTTCCTCCAGCGCCGGGCCGTGGGCGGGATGACCGCCGGCGCGGTGAAGGGATAA
- a CDS encoding glycoside hydrolase family 3 protein, translated as MTTLAHRNDTLTRDALAVLQPGFFGTTAPEWLLRRIGEGLSSVGLFGRNIASPEQLAALTAQLRAERDDVLVAIDEEGGDVTRLEVRTGSSFPGNYALGSVDDVSLTRAVAAELGRRLAACGVDLNWAPSADVNSNPNNPVIGVRSFGADPQLVARHTAAYVEGLQSAGVAACTKHFPGHGDTAVDSHHSMPRIDVDLATLHARELVPFRAAVTAGSKSVMSAHILLPALDPDRPATLSPQILTGLLRQELGFDGLVVTDGMEMQAISATYGIERGSVLAIAAGADAICVGGGLADEDTVLRLRDALVTAVREGDLPEERLADAAARVRALADWTRGAASEPGAASQEGTAPGTGTGSDIGLTAARRAVRVTRGERDFGPLTSAPYVAAFTAVANIAVGDETPWGIAAELARLLPGTETGSYADAAVDDVLLAAGDRRIVAVVRDAHRHTWMAQSLDALIAARPDTIVVEMGIDQAPPRGALHVATFGAARVCGQAAAEAVCGRS; from the coding sequence ATGACGACGCTCGCCCATCGCAACGACACGCTGACGCGTGACGCCCTCGCCGTCCTCCAGCCCGGTTTCTTCGGCACCACCGCGCCCGAGTGGCTGCTGCGCCGGATCGGTGAAGGACTCTCCTCCGTCGGACTGTTCGGCCGCAACATCGCCTCGCCCGAGCAGCTCGCCGCGCTCACCGCGCAGTTGCGGGCCGAGCGGGACGACGTCCTCGTCGCCATCGACGAGGAGGGCGGGGACGTCACCCGTCTCGAGGTGCGCACCGGTTCCTCCTTCCCCGGCAACTACGCGCTCGGGTCGGTCGACGACGTCTCTCTGACGCGGGCCGTGGCGGCGGAGCTCGGCCGGCGCCTCGCCGCCTGCGGGGTCGATCTGAACTGGGCCCCATCGGCGGATGTCAACTCAAACCCGAACAATCCGGTCATCGGGGTGCGTTCCTTCGGCGCCGACCCACAGTTGGTCGCCCGGCACACCGCCGCGTACGTCGAAGGACTCCAGTCCGCCGGGGTCGCTGCATGCACCAAGCATTTCCCGGGACATGGGGACACCGCCGTCGACTCGCACCACTCCATGCCCCGTATCGATGTGGACTTGGCCACGTTGCACGCCCGTGAGCTGGTGCCTTTCCGCGCGGCCGTCACAGCGGGTTCCAAGTCGGTCATGAGCGCGCATATCCTGCTACCCGCGCTCGACCCGGACCGCCCGGCGACCCTGAGCCCGCAGATCCTCACCGGTCTGCTGCGCCAGGAACTGGGCTTCGACGGACTCGTCGTCACGGACGGCATGGAGATGCAGGCCATCTCCGCGACGTACGGAATCGAGCGCGGCAGTGTCCTCGCGATCGCCGCCGGTGCCGACGCGATCTGTGTCGGCGGCGGCCTGGCCGACGAGGACACCGTGCTGCGGCTGCGCGACGCGCTGGTCACCGCGGTGCGCGAGGGCGACCTGCCCGAGGAACGACTGGCCGACGCGGCCGCGCGCGTGCGCGCGCTCGCGGACTGGACCAGGGGGGCGGCATCGGAGCCGGGCGCGGCTTCACAGGAGGGGACCGCGCCCGGCACCGGCACCGGCAGCGACATCGGACTGACCGCCGCCCGCCGCGCGGTCCGCGTCACCCGGGGGGAGCGCGACTTCGGGCCGCTGACCTCAGCGCCGTACGTCGCCGCGTTCACCGCCGTCGCCAACATCGCCGTCGGGGACGAGACCCCCTGGGGCATCGCGGCGGAGCTGGCCCGGCTGCTCCCGGGCACGGAGACGGGCTCGTACGCGGACGCCGCGGTCGACGACGTGCTGCTGGCCGCGGGCGACCGCCGGATCGTCGCCGTCGTCCGCGACGCCCACCGGCACACCTGGATGGCCCAGTCCCTGGACGCGCTCATCGCGGCCCGCCCCGACACGATCGTGGTCGAGATGGGCATCGACCAGGCCCCGCCGCGCGGCGCGCTGCACGTCGCCACCTTCGGCGCGGCACGGGTCTGCGGCCAGGCCGCGGCCGAGGCGGTCTGCGGGCGTTCGTAG
- a CDS encoding response regulator transcription factor, with amino-acid sequence MGADGGAGRGRVLVVDDDPAIRRSLERGLRLAGFAVALADGGGPALDRVRREPPADVVVLDISMPDVSGIEVCRTLRDEGNDVPVLMLSALDETADRIAGLQAGGDDYLVKPFALQELVLRLEALLRRRPPKDTDAVRVGPLVLDPAAREARFAGEQLALTRREFELLEVLARNAGIVLTRDQLLDRVWGYDFEVRTDAVDTFVSYLRRKLETGGRPRCIHTVRGVGFVLRCDSRGDGHGSVQGDGRSDSPGDGRGDGRGQEHGG; translated from the coding sequence ATGGGCGCGGACGGCGGTGCCGGACGGGGACGCGTGCTGGTCGTCGACGACGATCCGGCGATCCGGCGCTCGCTGGAGCGCGGGCTGCGACTCGCCGGCTTCGCCGTCGCCCTCGCCGACGGCGGAGGGCCGGCCCTCGACCGCGTACGCCGCGAGCCGCCCGCCGACGTGGTCGTGCTGGACATCTCGATGCCGGACGTCTCCGGCATCGAGGTCTGCCGGACCCTGCGCGACGAAGGCAACGACGTACCCGTACTGATGCTGTCGGCGCTGGACGAGACGGCCGACCGGATCGCCGGACTCCAGGCGGGCGGTGACGACTACCTGGTCAAGCCGTTCGCGCTGCAGGAGCTGGTGCTGCGGCTCGAAGCACTGCTGCGGCGGCGGCCGCCCAAGGACACGGACGCCGTACGCGTCGGTCCGCTCGTGCTGGATCCGGCGGCCCGCGAGGCACGCTTCGCGGGGGAGCAGCTGGCGCTGACCCGGCGCGAGTTCGAGCTGCTGGAGGTCCTCGCGCGCAACGCGGGGATCGTCCTCACCAGGGACCAGTTGCTGGACCGCGTCTGGGGGTACGACTTCGAGGTGCGCACGGACGCCGTCGACACCTTCGTCAGCTATCTGCGCCGCAAGCTGGAGACCGGCGGCCGACCTCGGTGCATCCACACGGTGCGGGGAGTCGGCTTCGTCCTGCGCTGCGACAGCCGGGGAGACGGCCACGGAAGCGTCCAGGGAGACGGCCGATCGGACAGCCCAGGAGACGGCCGAGGAGACGGCCGAGGACAGGAGCACGGCGGATGA
- a CDS encoding sensor histidine kinase, translating into MKLSTRIALAVGITVPVLVLAAGWLLLQLFARDLHAQQDAHLLQRAAQVSADARRLLRVTAADRPAAVEQARERQLYAAALDVGIRLTGPEGTVSGGPQPSASVPLPKRTPRPVTVEEGNTDWRVLAVPVRGARPGTDGTLWLFSPDTVSQDQLRLVRRRVVSVALFAAPVSGLLGLAVASRAARPLRRLQQRTSGLDPRASAARLDHAPTGVTEVDDLAGTLQTVLARYDEQAARTAGALDTARSFSSAAAHELRTPLMSMQTNLEILTDHPDLGLQDRTEILKDLRSEHTRMLGLLVMLRELGRGDLVEADAFGPVDLAEVVDASVADARRRHPDAEIGLPAMPRLNVYGWEPGLRTLVDNLLANALVHGRSPDGRARIEVGLRQGGHASAPAAVLTVDDQGPGIPPERRTAVFERFRRGPESPGSGLGLTLVAQQTALHGGAVRILDRPSGLSGSSGSSGGGIRFEVRLPVRGEAVPSLPAERDWLIGTARHPQGFHKVGS; encoded by the coding sequence ATGAAACTGTCCACGCGCATCGCGCTCGCCGTCGGCATCACCGTGCCCGTGCTGGTCCTGGCGGCCGGCTGGCTGCTGCTCCAGCTGTTCGCGCGTGATCTGCACGCCCAGCAGGACGCCCATCTGCTGCAGCGGGCGGCCCAGGTCTCGGCCGACGCCCGCCGGCTGCTGCGGGTCACCGCCGCCGACCGGCCCGCCGCCGTCGAGCAGGCGCGCGAGCGCCAGCTGTACGCCGCCGCCCTGGACGTCGGCATCCGGCTGACCGGGCCCGAGGGCACCGTCTCGGGCGGGCCCCAGCCCAGCGCCTCCGTGCCCCTCCCGAAGCGCACGCCCAGGCCGGTGACGGTCGAGGAGGGGAACACCGACTGGCGCGTCCTGGCGGTTCCGGTACGGGGCGCGCGGCCGGGCACCGACGGCACCCTGTGGCTGTTCTCGCCGGACACCGTCAGCCAGGACCAACTGCGGCTCGTCCGCAGGCGCGTGGTGTCCGTGGCCCTCTTCGCCGCCCCGGTCTCCGGACTGCTCGGCCTCGCCGTCGCCTCCCGCGCCGCACGTCCGCTGCGCAGGCTCCAGCAGCGCACCAGCGGACTCGACCCGAGGGCCAGCGCCGCGCGGCTCGACCACGCGCCGACCGGCGTCACCGAGGTCGACGACCTCGCCGGGACCCTGCAGACCGTGCTCGCCCGCTACGACGAACAGGCCGCCAGGACCGCGGGCGCCCTGGACACCGCCCGCTCCTTCTCGTCCGCCGCGGCGCACGAACTGCGTACGCCGCTGATGAGCATGCAGACGAACCTGGAGATCCTCACCGACCACCCCGACCTGGGCCTTCAGGACCGCACCGAGATCCTGAAGGATCTGCGCAGCGAGCACACGCGCATGCTCGGCCTGCTGGTCATGCTGCGCGAGCTCGGCCGGGGCGACCTGGTGGAGGCGGACGCCTTCGGCCCGGTGGACCTCGCCGAGGTGGTCGACGCCTCGGTCGCCGACGCCCGGCGCAGACACCCCGACGCGGAGATCGGCCTGCCCGCGATGCCCCGGCTGAACGTGTACGGATGGGAGCCCGGGCTGCGCACGCTCGTCGACAACCTCCTGGCCAACGCCCTCGTCCACGGGCGGAGCCCGGACGGGCGGGCCCGGATCGAGGTGGGACTGCGGCAGGGCGGCCATGCCTCGGCGCCCGCCGCGGTGCTGACCGTGGACGACCAGGGGCCCGGCATCCCGCCGGAGCGGCGCACCGCCGTGTTCGAGCGCTTCCGGCGCGGACCGGAGAGCCCGGGCTCCGGGCTCGGTCTCACGCTCGTCGCGCAGCAGACCGCGCTGCACGGGGGCGCCGTACGGATCCTGGACCGGCCGTCCGGGCTCTCCGGGTCGTCAGGGTCGTCCGGCGGTGGCATCCGGTTCGAGGTCCGGCTGCCGGTACGGGGGGAGGCCGTGCCGTCGCTGCCGGCCGAACGGGACTGGCTGATCGGGACGGCCCGCCACCCACAAGGTTTCCACAAAGTCGGCTCCTAG
- a CDS encoding polyprenyl synthetase family protein → MKPPPVLARAQTLTDVMLRVEIGRLPPALAEVSEYHLGWREAGGSLPRPDGGGKGVCLALPILSAEAAGAEAVTGIPGAVALELVHIFTHMHDDIMDGDAWRRHRQSVWKVFGIGSAILTGDALLVLAVRVLAAAPGAGPRTIEGFADACLDLAAGQALDLAYEELPLESIGLDAYVAMAGGKTGALYGCALSIGAELAGAPASTVTALRQAGHELGLVAQMVDDINGTWGDPAITGKPVLNDLIRRKKTLPVLAAIRAKDSVRFRFVELWRADEGAASTAQAMLATLKDADARAFCDAQAEHHYRQALAHLEGVDMTAPVRAEIGDLARFIRHRQG, encoded by the coding sequence ATGAAGCCGCCCCCGGTCCTGGCGAGGGCGCAGACGCTCACCGATGTGATGCTCCGTGTCGAGATCGGCAGATTACCACCGGCACTCGCGGAAGTGAGCGAGTATCACCTCGGCTGGCGCGAAGCCGGGGGAAGCCTACCCCGACCGGACGGCGGAGGCAAGGGCGTCTGCCTGGCACTGCCGATCCTCTCCGCGGAAGCGGCCGGAGCCGAGGCGGTCACCGGGATCCCAGGCGCGGTCGCCCTCGAACTCGTGCACATCTTCACCCACATGCACGACGACATCATGGACGGCGACGCATGGCGACGGCACCGGCAGAGCGTGTGGAAGGTCTTCGGCATCGGCTCGGCGATCCTCACCGGTGACGCACTGCTCGTCCTGGCCGTACGCGTACTCGCGGCGGCGCCGGGAGCCGGCCCCCGCACGATCGAAGGCTTCGCCGACGCCTGTCTCGACCTGGCAGCAGGCCAGGCGCTGGACCTCGCCTACGAGGAACTCCCGCTCGAGAGCATCGGTCTCGACGCCTATGTGGCAATGGCCGGCGGAAAGACCGGCGCACTGTACGGCTGCGCCCTGTCGATCGGCGCGGAACTCGCGGGTGCACCCGCATCCACGGTCACCGCGCTGCGGCAGGCCGGCCACGAGCTGGGCCTGGTCGCGCAGATGGTCGATGACATCAACGGAACGTGGGGAGACCCTGCGATCACCGGCAAGCCGGTGCTCAACGACCTGATACGGCGGAAGAAGACACTGCCTGTGCTGGCGGCGATCCGCGCCAAGGATTCCGTCCGGTTCCGCTTCGTGGAGTTGTGGCGTGCGGATGAGGGTGCTGCCTCGACCGCGCAGGCGATGCTGGCCACGCTGAAGGACGCGGACGCCCGCGCGTTCTGCGACGCGCAGGCGGAGCACCACTACCGGCAGGCCCTCGCACACCTGGAGGGGGTGGACATGACCGCCCCTGTGCGTGCCGAGATCGGTGATCTCGCCCGCTTCATCCGCCACCGCCAAGGCTGA
- a CDS encoding prenyltransferase/squalene oxidase repeat-containing protein, whose product MTADLALKVLSDALGDPWGRVSPSFYDTAHVVRAWARNPERVPAALGGPALTFLLNRQNPDGSWGSRAAPRPYRLVPTLAATVALSATDRSAVDLTRRDRVLAALHRGLEHLTAEPVPRPEDMPDTVAVEYLVPALWEELDERLADAPREAARIEHAMRPFAPWQGLLHTLREHVRAGTAVPVQRDHCWEILDSAGVPVPPFRDGSVVCSPAATAAALARCEREVPAATKYLAVSPPGLDGAQPVVLPLVVFERVWVLTSLLHSGLPLPASVRAASIAGLLPFGTPAGVGAAPGLAIEADDTANYLFALLRLGAEVDLTCLLAFEGESAFRTYRTRERNVSTSTNAHVLEALAAGMVRRPALAGQFGAPAAKARDFLLGAQDSDGHWSDKWHASPLYATSCAVFALVTSEDPRVRRAVQRATDWLLGTQRQDGSWGLWCGTLEETSYALTILARHGRGRSGSAVRVAVERGIRFLDAAGASGPDDDARTPLWHSKELYSPLRLVGALVPGARHASHRFLEGHDRCD is encoded by the coding sequence ATGACCGCTGACCTGGCCCTCAAAGTGCTGTCGGACGCGCTGGGCGACCCATGGGGCCGTGTCTCACCGTCCTTCTACGACACCGCGCACGTCGTACGGGCATGGGCCCGCAACCCCGAACGCGTGCCTGCGGCCCTCGGCGGACCGGCGCTCACATTTCTGCTCAACCGGCAGAACCCCGACGGAAGTTGGGGGTCGCGGGCCGCTCCCAGGCCCTACCGGTTGGTTCCCACCCTTGCGGCGACGGTCGCACTGTCCGCGACAGACCGGTCCGCGGTGGACCTCACACGGCGCGATCGGGTCCTGGCAGCTCTGCACCGTGGGCTGGAGCACCTCACGGCTGAGCCCGTGCCACGGCCCGAGGACATGCCGGACACTGTCGCGGTCGAGTACCTGGTGCCCGCGTTGTGGGAAGAACTCGACGAACGGCTTGCCGACGCGCCCCGGGAAGCGGCACGCATCGAGCACGCCATGCGGCCGTTCGCTCCGTGGCAGGGGTTGTTGCACACCCTGCGGGAGCATGTCCGTGCTGGGACTGCGGTCCCCGTCCAGCGTGACCACTGCTGGGAGATCCTCGACTCAGCGGGCGTGCCGGTGCCGCCCTTCCGCGACGGTTCGGTCGTGTGCTCCCCGGCCGCGACGGCGGCGGCACTCGCCCGTTGCGAAAGAGAGGTACCAGCGGCGACGAAGTACCTGGCTGTCTCACCCCCCGGGCTGGACGGCGCACAACCGGTGGTGCTGCCGCTGGTCGTCTTCGAGCGGGTCTGGGTCCTGACCTCCCTCCTCCACTCCGGTCTTCCGCTTCCCGCCTCGGTGAGAGCGGCGAGTATCGCCGGTCTCCTGCCGTTCGGGACTCCCGCCGGGGTGGGAGCCGCCCCTGGGCTGGCCATCGAGGCCGATGACACGGCCAACTACCTCTTCGCGCTGCTGCGGCTCGGCGCAGAGGTCGATCTCACCTGTCTGTTGGCCTTCGAGGGCGAATCCGCGTTCCGTACGTACCGCACACGTGAACGCAACGTCTCCACCAGCACCAATGCGCACGTTCTGGAGGCCCTGGCGGCGGGGATGGTGCGACGTCCGGCGCTGGCAGGGCAGTTCGGCGCTCCGGCTGCCAAGGCCCGAGACTTCCTGCTGGGCGCACAGGACAGCGACGGGCACTGGTCGGACAAATGGCATGCTTCACCGCTCTACGCCACATCGTGCGCCGTCTTCGCGCTCGTGACGTCTGAGGACCCGCGTGTCCGCCGGGCCGTGCAGCGTGCCACGGACTGGCTGTTGGGCACCCAGCGCCAGGACGGATCCTGGGGGCTGTGGTGCGGGACTCTCGAGGAGACCTCCTACGCGCTGACGATCCTTGCGCGCCATGGACGCGGGCGTAGCGGAAGCGCGGTACGCGTGGCCGTGGAGCGCGGCATCCGGTTCCTCGATGCCGCCGGCGCATCGGGGCCGGACGACGACGCCAGGACACCTCTCTGGCACAGCAAGGAGCTCTACAGCCCGCTGCGGTTGGTCGGCGCGCTGGTTCCGGGCGCGCGCCACGCGTCCCACCGCTTCCTGGAAGGACATGACCGATGCGACTGA
- a CDS encoding cytochrome P450, giving the protein MRLSDAVLHFPFTPAPYGEPPLEYDRLRREAPVTPVILPTGQRVWLVTGYADAQTVVSDPRFSRDVRSAGLAVGTGTDFFVISGSFMYMDPPDHTRLRRLVQPFFTPRYLKPLLTSVEALADDCFDRFAESGPPADLVSQFAFPFTVRVACQVLGIQEVDIPVLRFWAETIPSLTRSTSAEIERAVGEMGRWLTVELHAKREEPRDDLLTALVTAQDSGHITENEALNLARLMVFAGQDSPGNLISRGALLLMRHPDQWAALCADPSLVDGAVEEILRYSMTSGTGLTHPTVACEDVTLSGVRIQAGEVVVSPLIAANRDPSTFTEPNTFDIARTDATSHITFGKGIHYCLGAPLARIQLRVAFGGLARRFPAIRRGDTTDLTWSTDLLPNRIKELMVTW; this is encoded by the coding sequence ATGCGACTGAGCGATGCGGTCCTGCATTTTCCCTTCACACCCGCTCCGTACGGTGAACCGCCCCTCGAATACGACAGGCTGCGCAGGGAAGCCCCGGTGACACCGGTGATTCTTCCCACTGGCCAACGGGTGTGGCTGGTCACCGGCTACGCGGACGCGCAGACCGTGGTCTCGGACCCTCGCTTCAGCCGCGATGTCCGCAGCGCGGGGCTTGCGGTCGGCACCGGGACCGACTTCTTCGTGATCAGCGGGTCCTTCATGTACATGGACCCGCCCGATCACACCCGTCTCCGACGCCTTGTGCAGCCCTTCTTCACCCCCCGGTACCTGAAGCCGCTGCTGACCTCGGTGGAGGCCCTGGCCGACGACTGCTTCGACCGCTTCGCCGAATCCGGACCGCCTGCGGACCTCGTCTCGCAGTTCGCGTTCCCCTTCACCGTGCGAGTCGCCTGCCAGGTCCTGGGCATTCAAGAAGTCGACATCCCGGTACTCCGGTTCTGGGCCGAGACCATTCCCTCGCTGACCCGCTCGACTTCGGCCGAGATCGAACGCGCGGTGGGAGAGATGGGCCGGTGGCTGACCGTAGAGCTTCACGCCAAGCGCGAGGAACCCCGTGATGATCTGCTCACCGCGCTGGTGACCGCACAGGATTCCGGTCACATCACCGAAAACGAAGCCCTCAACCTGGCCCGCCTGATGGTCTTCGCCGGTCAGGACTCTCCCGGCAATCTGATCTCGCGGGGCGCCCTCCTGCTGATGCGCCACCCGGACCAATGGGCTGCGCTGTGCGCCGACCCGTCCCTCGTCGACGGCGCGGTCGAGGAGATCCTCCGCTACTCGATGACCAGCGGTACCGGACTGACCCATCCGACGGTCGCCTGCGAGGACGTGACTCTGTCCGGTGTACGGATCCAGGCCGGCGAGGTCGTCGTGAGCCCGCTCATCGCGGCGAACCGTGACCCGAGCACGTTCACCGAGCCGAACACCTTCGACATCGCGCGGACGGACGCGACGTCACACATCACCTTCGGCAAAGGCATCCACTACTGCCTCGGCGCCCCCTTGGCCCGGATCCAGCTGCGCGTCGCCTTCGGCGGCCTCGCCCGGCGCTTCCCGGCGATCCGCCGCGGCGACACCACCGATCTCACCTGGAGCACCGACCTGCTGCCCAATCGGATCAAGGAACTCATGGTCACTTGGTGA
- a CDS encoding CehA/McbA family metallohydrolase → MSGHHADEAHAHSHGPSRRSLLAGAGGLLIAAAVPGSAYAAQTRTASGTAPAPRAGAGRDSLVTQGTQLVHADLHNHTLMSDGDGDPALAFASMRDAGLDVAALTDHTTLFAINGLTQSEWDRTRQLADAADDPGAYTAIRGFEWSHPLIGHANVWFTDQFVDLGGAGSMSSLYSWLGSRDGVAGFNHPGRETGRFDNFAYVPAAREKMVSVEMFNRGDDYLFDGWADRQSSHLNACLNAGWRTGITGVSDHHGTEWGEAEGVGRAGLWVTENTRAGVLEALRARRFFATRYSGLRLDATANGVQMGGVLPLVSGDVRFAVDLDRGAEWAGKPLNVQVLRPGTDAPVVADVIETTSGSLTEFTVPLDVEDGSWVVLRVSDPSQPNGQPGPAGHPCNDLGVAYSSPWWLQS, encoded by the coding sequence ATGAGTGGACACCACGCTGACGAAGCGCACGCGCACTCCCATGGTCCGAGCCGCCGCTCCCTGCTCGCCGGTGCGGGCGGCCTGCTGATAGCCGCCGCCGTACCCGGCTCCGCCTACGCGGCGCAGACCCGTACCGCGTCGGGCACCGCCCCGGCGCCCCGGGCCGGGGCCGGCCGCGACTCCCTGGTCACCCAGGGGACCCAACTGGTCCATGCCGACCTCCACAACCACACGCTGATGTCGGACGGCGACGGCGATCCCGCGCTGGCGTTCGCCTCGATGCGCGACGCCGGGCTCGACGTGGCCGCGCTCACCGACCACACCACGCTCTTCGCCATCAACGGCCTGACGCAGAGCGAGTGGGACCGCACCCGCCAGCTCGCGGACGCCGCGGACGACCCGGGCGCGTACACCGCGATCCGCGGCTTCGAGTGGTCCCACCCGCTCATCGGCCACGCCAACGTGTGGTTCACGGACCAGTTCGTCGACCTGGGCGGGGCCGGCTCGATGAGCTCGCTCTACAGCTGGCTCGGCAGCCGGGACGGCGTCGCGGGCTTCAACCACCCCGGGCGTGAGACCGGCCGGTTCGACAACTTCGCGTACGTGCCGGCCGCGCGCGAGAAGATGGTCAGCGTCGAGATGTTCAACCGCGGCGACGACTACCTCTTCGACGGCTGGGCGGACCGCCAGTCCTCGCACCTCAACGCCTGCCTCAACGCCGGCTGGCGCACCGGCATCACCGGCGTGAGCGACCACCACGGCACCGAGTGGGGCGAGGCCGAGGGAGTGGGCCGCGCCGGGCTCTGGGTCACCGAGAACACCCGGGCCGGGGTCCTCGAAGCCCTGCGCGCCCGGCGCTTCTTCGCCACCCGGTACTCGGGCCTGCGCCTCGACGCCACCGCGAACGGCGTCCAGATGGGCGGCGTCCTGCCGCTCGTCTCCGGCGACGTCCGCTTCGCCGTGGACCTCGACCGCGGCGCCGAGTGGGCGGGCAAGCCGCTCAACGTCCAGGTGCTGCGCCCCGGTACGGACGCACCGGTCGTGGCCGACGTCATCGAGACCACGTCCGGCAGCCTGACCGAGTTCACCGTCCCGCTCGACGTCGAGGACGGCTCCTGGGTCGTGCTGCGGGTATCCGACCCCTCGCAGCCGAACGGGCAGCCCGGTCCGGCGGGCCACCCCTGCAACGACCTCGGTGTCGCCTACTCGAGCCCCTGGTGGCTCCAGTCCTGA
- the nagB gene encoding glucosamine-6-phosphate deaminase, with the protein MEVVIVPDAKAGGELIAQGIADLLRRKPDALLGVATGSTPLPVYEALARKVRAGEADASRARIAQLDEYVGLPAGHPESYRSVVLREVVEPLGLSPDAFMGPDGSAQDVQGACEAYDAALAEAGGVDLQLLGIGTDGHIGFNEPCSSLVSRTRIKTLTQQTRVDNARFFDGDIAQVPHHVITQGIGTILEARHLVLLATGEGKAEAVAATVEGPVAALVPASALQLHPHATVVVDEAAASKLKLADYFRHTYANKPAWQGL; encoded by the coding sequence GTGGAAGTTGTCATCGTCCCGGACGCCAAGGCTGGCGGAGAGCTCATCGCCCAGGGCATCGCGGACCTCCTCCGCCGCAAGCCCGACGCGCTGCTCGGGGTGGCCACCGGATCGACCCCGCTGCCCGTCTACGAGGCGCTCGCCAGGAAGGTGCGTGCGGGCGAGGCCGACGCGTCGCGCGCGCGGATCGCGCAGCTGGACGAGTACGTGGGCCTGCCGGCCGGGCACCCCGAGTCGTACCGCTCGGTCGTGCTGCGCGAGGTCGTCGAGCCGCTCGGGCTGAGCCCGGACGCCTTCATGGGGCCCGACGGATCGGCGCAGGACGTGCAGGGCGCGTGCGAGGCGTACGACGCGGCGCTGGCCGAGGCGGGCGGCGTGGACCTCCAGCTGCTCGGGATCGGCACGGACGGGCACATCGGCTTCAACGAGCCGTGCTCGTCGCTCGTCTCGCGCACGCGGATCAAGACGCTGACGCAGCAGACCCGGGTGGACAACGCACGCTTCTTCGACGGGGACATCGCCCAGGTGCCGCACCACGTGATCACGCAGGGGATCGGGACGATCCTGGAGGCGCGCCACCTGGTGCTGCTGGCGACGGGCGAGGGCAAGGCCGAGGCGGTGGCCGCCACCGTGGAGGGGCCGGTGGCGGCGCTCGTACCGGCATCGGCGCTTCAGCTGCACCCGCACGCGACGGTGGTCGTGGACGAGGCCGCGGCGTCGAAGCTGAAGCTGGCGGACTACTTCCGGCACACGTACGCGAACAAGCCGGCCTGGCAGGGCCTGTAG